CATTTCAGAGATTCTTGTTTCTGTCTCATCCGAACtctgaaactgttttgttttttgtactgTTCTTGTCTGTCCAACAACCCCCTTAGATCCATCTCCATGGTACCAAATACAGTCTCAAGTGATACTTACCACAGCTGGCAAAATGCTCACATAATCCCAATACAACAAATAACAAATCCAAATTAAAGGAGATAGAGGACGAGAATCACTTTTTATTGATTTTCAAGTATAAAACAAGAATTTCTGCATTTGCTTAACCAAAGCAAATGATCTCCCCTGTGGTTAGTTCCACCATTACCTCTTATGGACGTTTTATATCATCATAGCACATTGTGTTTAATCACCCCAACATATTAACATCAATTTGTTCAGAGTTAAAAGGAATGAAACAAGTAAAATCTGTGACAAGATCCAATGTATAATTCCACTCTACATTCCTTGTAGAGGACCCCACAGAACATAGCAGCTCCACAGTCTTGCACTCGTTTGTGAACTGGATCCATTACGTGGGTTATATCTTTTTGCGTTTCTTACCCCTCCCTATGGATATTACTTTTAATGGCTCAAACATTCATAGTGCCACATAACTACCCTCACCCATATAGCAGGGAGCGTTACCTCCTGTCAGACCGCAGTACTCTTGCTCATGTCAGATATTGTCCTTCTGCACAAGTGTGCAGACACATTCCCCTGCCTAACAGGAACTCATGACCTCCTGCCAGACTCAGACTCAAGTGCAAGAACCTCCCATAAACTCAGTTTTTTTGCACCAAACCTaactgcagcccaggatcccctccCAGCCCAATCCTTCTCTTCCATGGGTCTTTCAAGTGTCTTCCACAATTCACACTCAATGCCATTGGAATAACTGGCAATAAAGATCAACCAACCAGATCCAGGATTTCCCTTAAATATATGTAAGAACAAAACATCTTTCAGTGTATTTaacaacaaatataaaaataacctgCTTAGTAGTACACTGAAAAGTAGTAGTTGTAAACCGTTTATAGAAGCAATGAGAAAgagctgctttgcttttaagtTCAGAGCTCTAAGTCAGAACGTCAAATGCAATGGCAGATGAAAATGCAGGAGCAGATATAACCTCAGACAGGCCAATCTATACCAGTTCTGCATCACAGTCAGTGCaagttttctttctgatttcaaGTTTCTACACAGTAAATGCATTATATGGAAGAACCTTTGTTGCTTGATTAGTCAGACATAGCCTGAATGCTGGGTGTTGCTTTGAGATGCCAGCCAAACTAACATTGAGCTCCCGCCTAACGCTTTTTTTAAGCCTCTGATTATAAAGACTTACAATCTATTAATCCTGGAAAGCTCATTACTAAGGCCAGTCCTACTTTCAGTCTACAGGGGTGATAATATCTTTGCAAAGAGTaaaactttaaataaagaaaaaaattagacttttttttcccctgcaagcaCAAGTCTCAGTTAACAGATCATaaaaaattactgtaattaaCAGAAATTCAGTCTTTGAGAAAGTTTGCATTTTTGATACACTGCCCCTTTTCCTGGAGCAGAAGCTGAGAAAGTAACCTGTGACATTATGAAGTAACTGTTTTCAAGTGGCTTCAATGCACAGTGAGGCCAATCATCACTCCCACAATCAGATACTCAGTTTTGGTCCTTACAGGACAAGCTCTCTAACAACTAGCATGATGGTCAATCAAAAATGAAGCTATTATAATTGCAGAGTGCCAAAGACTTATGTTTCAGAACAGTATAAACCCCTCAGCTTTGTCACTTCATCCACAAGATCTAAGATTTTAATTCACAAATCTTGACGTGTAGCACTTTGAAAAAGTAAGCAATTTTATCATCTGTGTTTCTGTGCAATTGGAAAATTCTGTGCAGCTAGAAAGCCTGGTATACATTCAAATGTATCCTGTTCATTTTACAATTATTGATATCAGAGTAATCCTTAAATGCTGAAATTAAGTTATAAAATCCTAATTGGTTCGATTGTTTACATGAAATACAGCTGTACCAGTTCCACTCCTGGAAGCCAGTTTAGTTTTGCTTCATGTATTGCTTTGCATCACCATTCTCTTCAACTTCTATTACATGTTAGAACGAGTCAGCCAGGGAAATTCCtagaagcaaaaaaacaaacaaaaaaatcagaacaaacaaGGAATAGGAATATACGCATTAACTATCAGATAGAATCTGCAAGAAATAAAAGACTGATCACAAAAATGTTCTTTGTCTTATTTCCTCCATCAGGAAAAGAACAACTGTCAACTCTGGAAACAGTCATTAAAGACACTATGCATTAATAAGagccaatggaaaaaaaacaaggaaagcagaTGCTGTAGTGTAAAGGCACCGATTCTCCTGTCTTTCCACATTTGCAGAGAATTTTTTGCCTTACTTCTCAGTAGTTTCAGTGATGCTTCACAAGGATTTAACAGGCTTGCCTACATGAAGCtcgtggaaaaaaaataaaatagataaataccTGTTTCTTTCTCTCAGATTGTGGATCAATCATTACATTTATAAGAGAAGGTGTTTGCTTGTCAGCCACACTTGCTTTCAGCGCATTCTGCAGTTCTTCTGGTGTTTTAACAAAGTATCCTTTACCTCCAAATGCAGACATAATTTGCTCATAGTGTGAATTTGGCAGGAGAGAAACAGGAGGCATACTGTAACAAAATGGAGAACTCTCTGATTAATGGCACTGAAGAATTGCCAGGATGACCGATTCTAATTATTTCGGCACCGATTTTAAAGCATGACATGATTCTTGTGCTGGCCTGATAAAGTCTTCTGGACTGGGAAAACTATGTTTCCTATACCATTTAAGCTATGTTTATAGGGCAGCGTTATTGATTTCCATGTTCTGTAGTTACTCTTGAGCAGGCCTTTAGCCAAGCTCTCTTGATACAGAGATCTCATCTCCAAAAGCAGAAGCCCAGTCCAAAACCACAACACAAGCTTAAAATATCAGGTAATTTTGGAAGTTATCATCCTTTTGGAGCTTAGCTCACTATGTACTCTGAACTGTGGGGGCTGTAGTGCCGCAGGAACCTTAAACCACTAATCGAGCCATCTCTCTGCTACACTGCTGTGTAATCAATAACTTGTTAAGAGGTTGGTTGCTTTTGGTAACTCCTCCTTATTTAGGTGAACTTATTTTAGGATTAAGTTCACTTCATGACAAATTTTAATCTGGAGCAGGAAACACTAGCAGTACAGAGAATGACCAATTTGATTACTTCTTCCTTAATTAACAGGACATATTTTGAAGACACTCACCACGTAGCAGGCTCTCCAAACTTCAACATCTCCTTCCAGGCATCTGTATCCAAACCAGTGTAAATGCCATTGTTGTTTACTACAATAATCAGGACTGGCAAGTTGTATCTACAAGAAGAGATAATTGGAAGAGTTTTTAAATGCTGACAACTTTCTGTAAGGTGTTAAAAAGTTTacttctcattaaaaataatataatttagaAAGTCACTTCCATGTGAAACATAATATATTACCAGTGGTGAGTAGATCATGtcagaaaagtagaaaaagaaaaaccacagaatcacagaatggctaagattggaagggacctttacaCATCATCTAGtacaaactccctgctcaagcagggtcatctggtgcaggctgcccaggcgcatgtccagatggcttttgaatatctctaaggatggagactccaccacctctctgggcaacctgttccagggctcagtcaccctcacagtaaacaaATTTTTCCTTAGGTTGAGATGGAACTTcgtctgtttcagtttgtgcccactgcctcttgtcctgttgctgggcaccactgagaagtgtCTGGCTCTGAATTCTTTATAGCCTTCCTTGAGATagttatacacattgataaaatctccccctcagcctcctgttctccaggctgaataggcccagctctcgcagccttttctCACatgaaagatgctccagtccctgaatcatctttgtagccctttgctggactcactccaggagctccatgtctttctCGTACTGgtgagcccagcactgggcacagcactccagctgaggcctcaccggggctgaggagaggggaaggatcacctccctccacctgctgacaacgctcttcctaatgctgcccaggataccttgttggccttcttggccacaaggacacattgctggctcatgctcaacttgttgtccaccaggactcccaggtccttcgctgcagagctgctttccagcaggtgtgccccagcctgtactgctgcatggggttattcctccccaggtgcaggaccctgcacttgcctttgttgaacttcaggaggttcctctccgctcaTCCtctcagcctgtccaggtccctctgaatggcagcacagccctctggtgtgtcagcctctccccccagtttagtatcatcagcaatctggctgagggtgcattctgtcccttcctccaggtcattaatgaagaaatTGAACAGGATGGAACCCAGTATTGACCTCTGGGTATTGCCAGGTACttgcctccaactagactttgcaccgcTGATCACAATCCTCCgagctcagccagttttcaacccaactcactgtctgctcatccagcctgtacttcatcagcttgtccaTGAGGACATTATGGGAGATGGTGTCCAAaatcttgctgaagtccaggtagacaacatccactgctctcccctcatctacccagccagtcattccattgtAAGAAGGGTATCAGGTTGGTGAAGCATCGATTTCCCCTGTGTGAACCCATGCTGACTAGTCCTGATCACCTACTTAtgctccacatgcttagagatggcatcagaacaagctgttccatcacctttccagggattgaggtgaggtggaccagcctgtagttccctgggtccttctTCTCAACCTTTCTGAAGGTTGGAgcgacatttgctttcttccagtcctcaggcacgtCTCCTGATCACCACGGCCTTTCCAAGATGATtgggagtggcctagcaatgacatcagccagctccctcagcactcgtgggtgtagcCATCaaggcccatggacttgtgtatgttcagtttgcttaagtgatccctaacctgaCCCTTCTCCACCAACGGAGAGTCTTCCTCTTtctagactttctccctggtgtcCAGGGTCCCAGATTCCTTAGGGCCGCTCCTACAGCAAAGAGTGAGGCACagaggcattcagtacctcagccttttctgtgtccttttccACCACAGCccttgccccattcagcagcaggcctacATTTCccccagtcttccttttgctatcaaTGTATTTacagaagctcttcttgttgtccttgacgtccctcaCCAGACTAAACTCCAGATGGAATTTGGCCTTCCTAgtcccatccctgcacactcggacAATATCCCTATAACCCTCCCAGGTTACCTGTCTGCTTCCACCTTCTTTTTATGTccgagttttgccaggagctccttgttcatccatgcaggtctcctgccccctttgctcagcTTCCTGCTTCTTTGTTTGGATGGACTGTTCCTGAGCTTGGAGGAGACAATCCTTGAATATCAACTAGCTATGTGTAAATGACCACAACTATATGTAAAACGACTATGTGTATGTTTTGGCTTACTTTACATGAGGTTTTAAGAACATCCCCTCTAACAGCAGTCTCCCTGGCCTTCTAGTTAACTTGATCGTGGCAACACAGGAAGAGGGTTTTCTCGAACAAAAATCAGCTACCTGCAAATAGTTTCCAATTCCATGCCAGAAAATCCAAAAGCACTATCTCCTTCTATGCAGATCACTCGTTTTTCAGGTGTTCGATCTTTAGCTACCATTGCAGCTGCTATAGCAAAACCCAGTCCAACTCCCATTGTTCCAAATGTACCTGCATCAAGTCTGGAGGATAAAATACAGAATTACTATCCCTTTAAGTAGAAAAATTCATACAGTTTGATTAATCCACAATGACTTATCTTTAAGAATTCATCATGTACAAATACTGTTTCATAAACAACTGGTAGGAAGAGATACTAGATGTACATATTATTATTAGCGTTTGTTCCTTGCCTATAGCGGCTGCCTTTTCAGCAGAACATTTGATCAAGATTGCAAAAGTTCTAACTGAGATGAACATATTTGAACTCTAAAATAAAATGGCTATTAGAAGCAACTCTTATACACTAGTAGTACCACAACAGAGAAAGAAGTATTCTTGTGTGCTTTTAGCTTGCATAGTAACAGTATTTCAACCACATTCAATTACTGTAGAGACAGGCAGACTACATGAAATCTTTCTGTATTTAATTCCCTGTAAACTTAACTAGAAGCCTGAAAGCCATCAGTTAAATCATGCTATTCAAATTCTAGTCTTCTGTTCAACTTTTGAAATCAAATTGCAAGCCATAATTAAGTTAGATCATTTCAGTCAGGAGCCCATAATGGATACAAAAGTACATAAAGAACAAGATTATTCTAGGGTTAACTTTTCAAATTTACTTTCGCATATTCACAATGCTATTTGAAAAGACAACCATCAATGTTACTAtgtccttcttttaaaaaaaagaaaaaggagcaaacTCTTCCTCAAACTTCACTggaaaaaagttttattctttctttacaaaaaatgtttatttatgaCAATAAGCATTACTTCCATAAGGAGGCTCTAAGCTTCAAAAAATCAGACCAGAAGTTTCACCTCAGCAGAAAGAACTCACTTTTTCCCCCCAGTCAAGAAACAGCGCTTACCTCCCACTTATAATCATTCTGTGTGGCTTAGCTTTAATATAGTAACATACCAGCACTTCTAAATTTGGGTGCCTACATTCTAAgcatgaaaaatttgaaaattagATTATATATTGAGGACTTCCATGTAAAAGGAGTTGATTGATCTTAAATTCTCCCTATACAAATGTTATGTTTCAAACAAAAACTTTATACAAATTTGTTTCATGATAAGActccaaattatttttaagttttggttttatttaccATTCACTTTGAAGACAGATATAAACACTTAGATTAGGGAATTCAATACAATACTGGACAGGACATTAGTATAGAGTAGAACACTTAACTTAACCGCTCCCTCTGCTAAGAGGCCAACAACATATTGAACATCTCTtatttaaatcctttaaaaagaatTACAAATAATCTAGACCACTGTACTTTTTGGCTATGTGAAAACATTCTATATATAAATCTAGCTCATTGAGTCAGCACAACAAAGAAAATACCTCACCTTTGACGGGGATGATAGTTCGGAAGCATAGTGCGTCCAATGTCCATGGTGTTTGCTCCCTCACTTACCAAAATGCAGTCCCTGGGTATCAGCTCTCTGATGTGATGGAAAACGGTGTAATAATTCATAGGCAGCGATTTCTGTAATTctaatcccttaaaaaaaaaagggatattaCTAACTCCTATGCACATATTTTAAGATAAGGTACAGAACTGAGATATGTAAATAATACTAGAAATAAAAAGGTACTCTCCTAAGTAAGGTTGAAGAACTGGCCTCCCATGCACTACTTCAATGTTTGAAGCCAGCAAGGCCACTCTTACTGTACCTATCTATTTTGACAACACAAGGTATTTATGACAGGCTTGCTCAGGTCAGCAATCAGCCCTCTTGGCTTGCCTATCATCAACAGGCATCTACCATAACCTCAGTTTAACCAGAGATGGACATGAATTTATTCACACATTGGTTTGACTGTTAATAATCCTAAGTGAGTTGTCATCTCCGTCCTGGGAGGTAGTTCAGAAAGGGTcaaattttaatgcttttttagaCAAAAATCTTTTTTAGATCCCAGGCTTGCAAACACACATCTGAACTTGCAGAACATGAGTTAACCTGCataaagttaagcatatgctAAATGTGTGGGGGATTTTGGCCTTAACAGCTACttgcttttaaaacagctttaCTAAACAGTTGCATTAAGATCCACAcaactaaagaagaaaacaaagaaaacatcttcACATAAGTTAGCTTTCATTCAGACTACCTGTCCATTGCTTACAAGTCGGTGCTCATAACACAGCAGGTCTAGACGTGGTCTTCTATGAACCCAATCCAAAGGTCAATGACTTCCACACAGTATGGATTTAGACAAAGCATAGAATATAGACTTACTTTATAGTTCAAAAACCTGAGAACAGTAATTCTATACCAGAATGGTATAGAATTTCAAAGTTTGGCTGACATGAACGTCCTAAGTAACTGAGGAGTTTGGAAACAGATCAGCGCTAAAGCTGATTAAATATCAGTTATCTGTAAAGGGAAGAAACCTCCTCGTTTCTTTAATATAACACTACCTTTGATTTTTCTTCATTgtacattattttctctcttagcctcttccacCACTGGGAACTGGAAGGATATTTCCATGGTCTTTTGCTGAATTCTTCTAAAAGCTAGAAAGCATTAAACATATTGCATGAATTTCCTTCAACAAATCTAAAAACATCAAGAGTACCAAGAATAACATTACCAAGAAAGATCCCAGCCCAGTCACAGTTACACCAAATAGAATCTTTAACGTTTAATCTGGGGCTAGACTGGATGCAGGGCATGATTACATTGCCTGAGAAATACCTTTTcttgaacagttttttttttttttaagctggtaaCTTTCTTTATACAAGTCAGAGGAAACCAAGGTCAAAACAGGAGGACACCTGACATTACAGTACCTGCTTAGTCACGGTGCTTATGTCACCTAATAAACTTGCAGCTGGCCTCACATTATTCCCCAGCTCTTCTGCACAAATATCAATCtatatttcaaaaggaaagacCACCATTAACTCAAGGATATCAAAGGGAAATTTTTTCAGTTCAAGTAGTTACAAACATTTTCTAACTATGCCTTTATGCTTTATTTTGGCTGCAAAGAaaactttctctgcttttcactgTAGTGCCAT
This genomic interval from Struthio camelus isolate bStrCam1 chromosome 2, bStrCam1.hap1, whole genome shotgun sequence contains the following:
- the HACL1 gene encoding 2-hydroxyacyl-CoA lyase 1 isoform X4, which encodes MASGSDAEGEAVSGAQLIAESLRAQACYAASAVGYLTGRPGVCLVVSGPGFLHALGGMANASMNCWPLIVIGGSSDRNQETMGAFQEFPQVEAGRLYNKLTVRPSSLEVIPAVVEKAVRTSIYGRPGSCYIDIPGDFVNLQVNKSSVKYLECCLPPPISMADKSAVSEAVSIMAHSEQPLLIIGKGAAYSHAENNIRKLVDLCGLPFLPTPMAKGVVPDNHPNCVAAARSMALQHADVIVLLGARLNWILHFGLPPRFRPDVKVIQIDICAEELGNNVRPAASLLGDISTVTKQLLEEFSKRPWKYPSSSQWWKRLREKIMYNEEKSKGLELQKSLPMNYYTVFHHIRELIPRDCILVSEGANTMDIGRTMLPNYHPRQRLDAGTFGTMGVGLGFAIAAAMVAKDRTPEKRVICIEGDSAFGFSGMELETICRYNLPVLIIVVNNNGIYTGLDTDAWKEMLKFGEPATCMPPVSLLPNSHYEQIMSAFGGKGYFVKTPEELQNALKASVADKQTPSLINVMIDPQSERKKQEFPWLTRSNM
- the HACL1 gene encoding 2-hydroxyacyl-CoA lyase 1 isoform X1, whose translation is MNNSQMSCYSTALHLAWESVTELHLNFQRPLIVIGGSSDRNQETMGAFQEFPQVEAGRLYNKLTVRPSSLEVIPAVVEKAVRTSIYGRPGSCYIDIPGDFVNLQVNKSSVKYLECCLPPPISMADKSAVSEAVSIMAHSEQPLLIIGKGAAYSHAENNIRKLVDLCGLPFLPTPMAKGVVPDNHPNCVAAARSMALQHADVIVLLGARLNWILHFGLPPRFRPDVKVIQIDICAEELGNNVRPAASLLGDISTVTKQLLEEFSKRPWKYPSSSQWWKRLREKIMYNEEKSKGLELQKSLPMNYYTVFHHIRELIPRDCILVSEGANTMDIGRTMLPNYHPRQRLDAGTFGTMGVGLGFAIAAAMVAKDRTPEKRVICIEGDSAFGFSGMELETICRYNLPVLIIVVNNNGIYTGLDTDAWKEMLKFGEPATCMPPVSLLPNSHYEQIMSAFGGKGYFVKTPEELQNALKASVADKQTPSLINVMIDPQSERKKQEFPWLTRSNM
- the HACL1 gene encoding 2-hydroxyacyl-CoA lyase 1 isoform X3, translated to MNNSQMSCYSTALHLAWESVTELHLNFQRPLIVIGGSSDRNQETMGAFQEFPQAVRTSIYGRPGSCYIDIPGDFVNLQVNKSSVKYLECCLPPPISMADKSAVSEAVSIMAHSEQPLLIIGKGAAYSHAENNIRKLVDLCGLPFLPTPMAKGVVPDNHPNCVAAARSMALQHADVIVLLGARLNWILHFGLPPRFRPDVKVIQIDICAEELGNNVRPAASLLGDISTVTKQLLEEFSKRPWKYPSSSQWWKRLREKIMYNEEKSKGLELQKSLPMNYYTVFHHIRELIPRDCILVSEGANTMDIGRTMLPNYHPRQRLDAGTFGTMGVGLGFAIAAAMVAKDRTPEKRVICIEGDSAFGFSGMELETICRYNLPVLIIVVNNNGIYTGLDTDAWKEMLKFGEPATCMPPVSLLPNSHYEQIMSAFGGKGYFVKTPEELQNALKASVADKQTPSLINVMIDPQSERKKQEFPWLTRSNM
- the HACL1 gene encoding 2-hydroxyacyl-CoA lyase 1 isoform X2, which codes for MASGSDAEGEAVSGAQLIAESLRAQNIEYMFGVVGIPITEIAIAAQAIGIKYIGMRNEQAACYAASAVGYLTGRPGVCLVVSGPGFLHALGGMANASMNCWPLIVIGGSSDRNQETMGAFQEFPQAVRTSIYGRPGSCYIDIPGDFVNLQVNKSSVKYLECCLPPPISMADKSAVSEAVSIMAHSEQPLLIIGKGAAYSHAENNIRKLVDLCGLPFLPTPMAKGVVPDNHPNCVAAARSMALQHADVIVLLGARLNWILHFGLPPRFRPDVKVIQIDICAEELGNNVRPAASLLGDISTVTKQLLEEFSKRPWKYPSSSQWWKRLREKIMYNEEKSKGLELQKSLPMNYYTVFHHIRELIPRDCILVSEGANTMDIGRTMLPNYHPRQRLDAGTFGTMGVGLGFAIAAAMVAKDRTPEKRVICIEGDSAFGFSGMELETICRYNLPVLIIVVNNNGIYTGLDTDAWKEMLKFGEPATCMPPVSLLPNSHYEQIMSAFGGKGYFVKTPEELQNALKASVADKQTPSLINVMIDPQSERKKQEFPWLTRSNM